A window of Juglans regia cultivar Chandler chromosome 7, Walnut 2.0, whole genome shotgun sequence contains these coding sequences:
- the LOC118343761 gene encoding receptor like protein 21-like has translation MNMGVLPYYFSIKALLWVLVVFVQTREYMGCLEEERVGLLHLKSFLIISIPSLRAYNSAYDHLPSWVDHEKSDCCDWERVTCNSTTGHLIELSLDNLMQDPRYNYDDEYYYKMGQFYERLSRKLVTLRNLNTLDISSNSYNGTLPNQGFERLAVLRNLETLILDSNNFPYSIIPSLSGTFERLSVLRNLKTLNLDDNGFNDSIIPSLSGLTSLTSLSLTGNYLRGGGEGWKMLSRLENLEILDLCKNLLNDTSFLQSIVAVKSLKTLNLKYNQLTGSFSTKEVANLTNLEVLILQGNHFGGRLAIQEFCALKKLKVLDLSHNYFEGILPPCLNNMTSFVVLDISGNQFNGNASSSYVEASGMSLEYIDFSYNLFVGIFSFNLFANYSKLEVLRFNGQNNKVEIETEGSMGWSPLFQLKIIELSNCSLNKLIDNIPKFLLVQHELATVDLSHSKLKGNFPNWLIENNTRLRVLDLQNNAFMGQLYLPSFIHKHITLMDVSTNHLDGKLQENIGMIFPNLAYLNLSNNNLEGNLPSSISGMLYLEVLDLSFNHFSGGVPRGLNTGCLSLKFLNLAYNSFNGTIFVGTNQRILQMNGNQFTSISLVPNSTVGKLLYLDISNNKISGTIPRWLGNTSYFKTLIMANNDFYGQIPCELSMTGTLDLSHNLFKGLLPFCLNLPNLEHLYLQGNKFTGSIPKVLFNSSSLLTLDIRNNKFTGVISIEIKELQQLQVLLLSGNHFTGIIPNQLCLLKMINIMDLSKNAFSGTIPQCLYKIYFGKITVRSFDYSREESSSMSRGYLPYTHKGFSDKVANSFEDKEYIDAEVEIEFVTKYRHSSYKGYILRYMSGLDFSCNNLTGSIPLALGQISSLRALNLSYNHLTGKIPTTFSKLALLESLDLSHNSLSGEIPSALIDLTFLEVFNVANNNLSGKVPDMKAQFGTFEKSSYEGNVFLCGPPLDKSCAKIKELDPTPTQSSNESDKKWYEVDPMVFHTSFSVSYIIFFFSVMSLLYINLYWLQRCSNLMEDLIYSCYYFAFDTSKRLSNCLCN, from the exons atgaaTATGGGTGTCTTACcatattatttctcaatcaaGGCATTGCTTTGGGTTTTAGTAGTTTTTGTTCAAACTCGTGAGTacatgggttgcttggaggaagagagagttggTCTGCTTCACTTGAAGTCATTTCTTATCATATCGATTCCGTCTCTCAGAGCTTATAATTCAGCCTATGATCATCTTCCTTCATGGGTCGACCATGAGAAGAGTGATTGTTGTGATTGGGAGCGGGTCACGTGCAACTCCACCACAGGTCATCTGATAGAACTGTCCCTCGACAATTTAATGCAGGATCCTCGTTATAACtatgatgatgaatattattacaaaatgGGGCAATTTTATGAGAGACTTTCAAGGA AATTAGTTACGTTGAGAAATTTGAACACACTGGATATAAGCTCCAATAGCTACAATGGTACCCTCCCAAATCAAG GTTTCGAAAGGCTAGCGGTACTGAGAAACTTGGAGACATTGATCCTCGATTCGAATAACTTTCCCTACAGCATCATACCATCTCTAA GTGGTACTTTCGAAAGGCTATCCGTATTGAGAAATCTGAAGACATTGAATCTTGATGACAATGGCTTTAATGACAGCATCATACCATCTCTAAGTGGGCTTACATCTCTTACGTCATTGAGTCTTACGGGGAATTATTTACGAGGAGGAGGTGAAG GTTGGAAAATGTTGTCAAGATTGGAGAATCTGGAGATATTAGATCTTTGTAAAAATTTACTCAACGACACTAGTTTTCTTCAATCAATTGTTGCAGTCAAATCTCTTAAGACTCTCAATCTTAAATACAATCAGTTGACGGGATCCTTTTCAACCAAGG AGGTAGCAAATTTAACAAACTTGGAGGTTCTTATCTTGCAAGGTAATCATTTTGGTGGACGACTAGCAATCCAAG AATTTTGTGCACTGAAGAAGCTTAAAGTGTTAGATCTATCTCACAATTACTTTGAGGGGATCCTACCTCCATGCCTAAACAATATGACATCTTTTGTGGTGTTAGATATTTCCGGTAACCAATTCAATGGAAATGCTTCATCATCATATGTAGAAGCCAGCGGAATGAGTCTCGAGTACATTGATTTTAGTTATAACCTGTTCGTGGGCATATTCTCATTCAACTTATTTGCCAATTACTCTAAGCTTGAGGTTCTTAGATTCAACGGCCAAAACAATAAAGTTGAAATAGAAACTGAAGGCTCCATGGGTTGGTCCCCTTTGTTTCAGTTGAAGATCATTGAATTGTCCAACTGTAGTCTGAACAAGCTCATCGACAATATTCCGAAATTTCTTCTTGTCCAGCATGAATTGGCTACAGTTGATCTTTCTCACAGTAAGTTGAAAGGAAACTTTCCAAATTGGTTGATTGAAAACAATACAAGATTACGCGTGCTAGATCTTCAAAATAACGCTTTTATGGGTCAGTTATATTTACCATCATTCATCCACAAGCATATTACCTTGATGGATGTCTCGACCAATCACTTGGACGGAAAACTTCAAGAAAACATTGGCatgatttttccaaatttaGCATACCTAAATCTTTCCAATAATAATCTTGAAGGTAATCTTCCTTCCTCGATTAGTGGCATGCTTTATTTGGAGGTATTAGATTTGTCTTTCAATCATTTCTCAGGCGGGGTCCCAAGAGGACTAAATACAGGTTGCTTgtcattgaaatttttgaacCTTGCTTATAACAGCTTTAACGGTACAATTTTCGTTGGGACAAACCAGAGAATTCTGCAAATGAATGGTAATCAATTCACAAGTATCTCATTGGTACCGAATTCAACTGTTGGCAAACTATTATATTTAGATATCAGCAACAACAAAATTTCAGGTACAATCCCCCGATGGCTTGGGAACACGTCATACTTCAAGACTCTTATAATGGCTAACAATGATTTTTATGGTCAGATCCCATGTGAACTAAGTATGACAGGTACTTTAGACCTTTCTCATAACTTATTTAAGGGATTGTTACCCTTTTGTTTGAATCTACCAAATCTTGAACACCTATATTTGCAAGGGAACAAATTCACAGGATCAATACCGAAAGTTCTTTTCAATTCCTCATCTCTTTTGACATTGGATATTAGAAATAACAAATTTACGGGTGTCATCTCTATTGAAATCAAAGAACTTCAACAGTTACAAGTACTTTTGTTGAGTGGCAATCATTTCACTGGTATAATTCCGAATCAGTTATGTTTGTTAAAGATGATAAACATAATGGATCTTTCCAAGAATGCTTTTTCTGGGACCATACCACAATGCCTCTACAAGATATATTTTGGGAAGATCACGGTACGTAGTTTTGACTATTCTCGTGAAGAATCTTCTTCAATGTCTAGGGGTTATCTACCTTACACACATAAAGGTTTCTCAGACAAAGTTGCTAACTCCTTCGAAGATAAAGAATATATTGATGCAGaagtagagattgagtttgtaACCAAATATAGGCATAGTTCTTATAAGGGTTATATCCTTCGTTACATGTCTGGATTGGATTTCTCATGCAACAATCTAACAGGTAGCATCCCACTTGCGTTGGGCCAAATATCTTCATTGCGTGCACTAAACTTATCTTACAATCACCTGACTGGTAAAATTCCAACAACATTCTCAAAATTGGCTCTCTTGGAAAGTCTAGACCTCTCTCATAATAGTTTGAGTGGAGAAATTCCTTCAGCATTGATTGATCTAACCTTTCTTGAGGTATTCAATGTGGCCAACAACAACCTATCAGGTAAAGTTCCAGATATGAAAGCACAATTTGGAACATTTGAGAAAAGCAGCTATGAAGGAAACGTATTTCTTTGCGGACCACCACTAGATAAAAGTTGTGCCAAAATAAAAGAGTTAGATCCAACACCAACCCAATCTTCAAATGAAAGTGacaaaaaatggtatgaagtaGATCCTATGGTCTTCCATACAAGCTTCTCGGTATCttacatcattttcttctttagtGTTATGAGTCTTCTTTATATTAACCTTTATTGGCTACAAAGATGCTCCAACTTAATGGAAGATCTTATATACTCCTgttattattttgcttttgaTACCTCAAAAAGGTTGTCAAATTGTCTATGTAATTAA